Below is a genomic region from Desulfobacter sp..
CAGCCCTGTGGTCAGCTCAGGTGTGGGCATATTGGACTTCCACATCGGGGCATTGCTTCATATCAACAGCGGACAGCCGGACAACAACTATAATTTTGACATTAACATCACGGTCCAATTTGATAATCCATGAACACAAGGAACAACTCTCTGCCATGAAATCATACGCTCTAAACCTTTGTCTTGTCCTATTAACTGCCTTTATCCTTGGGACAACGATTCTGGCATTCCCTGTTCATGCATTTAACCGGGGGGTGGTGCTCAGCCCGACCCGGGAGAATACCGGGCACACCTCAGGGTCGTACCCATTCCGGACCAATTGTCCAAACCGGCGGAAACCGGTAACACCGAGGGAGTTAGCGTCAGCCTGGATGTGGTCTTCAGTGTCACCATCCCCATCATTATCCGCCACGGCCAGGGGGATGTGAGCATTACCCCCGCAACTCCGGTAGTGAAAAAATGGGACTCACCCAACACCTATTCCCTGGAAACCCGGTTAACCCGAAAAGGACTTTACTCCTCCCATTTTAATATTCAGGCCTTTCACACAACATCCGGATCTAAGGCTGTAAAAATCGGTGAACTCAAGGGGCTTTCTTTTTATACGCCCAACCATTTCCAGATCGTGAACATCCCCTTAAAATCCCTGGAAACACTTCCCAAGGGTGTCATTCAGTTGAAAATCCAGGATCTTGAAAAAAAAGAAACCCCTGAAATGGGTTCATGGTCATTTAACTTAAAATAATAGACCAGCAGAGGCAAAATCCATGGGTCTGGCGTAAAGTCCTTTTTGTTCCAGGGCTGACGCCATATTCTTTGCATCAAACAGATCATCAAACTGTCCCATGATCACCCGGTACCAAATGCCCTTGTCTCCTAAATCGCTTCTCCTGATGGACAGGCGATCGTCAAGGCACCCCACGATTTCACTGATTGATTTAAGCCCCTGAACCGCATCGCCCACACTCCGGTAAGATGCCGTGTGCACACCGAACTGCCGCCCCTTTTCAACGGGCGGCAGTATGCTGATTTTTGTTTCATCTTTCCGGCCAGGGCCCTGGCCTGGAAAGAGAAGGCCATGTTTCCGGCAATCACCCGGTGCCAGATCCCTTTTCCAGCCCCAAGATCTGTTTTCTGGATGGTAAACTCTGCCTGTTCCAACAAGGCCTTATGCTTATTTTGCAGGTACCCGATACCGGCAACGGCCTTGTCAAGGGATCGGTATGAGGCCAAATGAAGTCCGTAGTGCTGTTTGACAGCCGCCTTGGCAGCCGTTTGACTGATCTCTTTTACCCATTTTAATTTTGGAACGGCCGCAATATTGGGGGGGGGGTTGGGTTTTGGATGGCAATGGAATGGATTCAAGGCCAGGTCGTGTTTGAACCTGGGCTTGTTTCCCCGGCCCGGCAGGGATTTCACCCCTTTCAGACGCCTGGGAAACTGGCGTTGGAGACAATACACCTGGTTTTTCCAGTTTGTCGCCGGGCAATGATCCAACCGGTCCAATTTCCCGGGATTGGGCAGCCAAACCATTGTCCCGGACCCGGGCAGGGTCTTCTTGGGCCAGAACAGGTGTTGCCGCCATGGCCCCAGGATCTGGCCTTTCATAGGTGAATACCAGGTCATGACCGTTGACCACAGTCCCGTCATCCCCTATGGTGACGGGCAGCAAAGCCATTGCCCGGGTTCCCAGATCTTTTTCAAAATCAGGCGCCAGCCTCACTGAATACCTTCCCGGGGGAACTTTCATAAACAGGTAAAACCCGTCATATTCTGACTTGATCTCCTGAATCACTTTTCCGGAATTGTCCAAAAGCTGAAGCGGGGCATGATTCAGACTCTTTTTCTCCCCTTTAAGATTTTCCAAAAACAGGGTACCGTCAACCTCCCCTGTTGTGATCACCGGGATATCAACAATTTGTACATGGCCCGGCCTGGGCAATATGGATTTTCCCTGTTGCCCGGGTTCCCAGAACGGATCCTCCAGCGTCTCTGTTTTCAGGGTGATGTCTGTGGGTATATTTTTTCTTAACCCTGTGATAAACCCGATGCCGTCAGCATCGGTTTTAGCGGTTTTATATGCCTGATCTGCCTGGACCTCGGCGCCTTCCAGGGGCTCATCCCCCTGGTCAAAAACCGTGTTGCTGTTTTTATCCAGAAAAACCCGGGCAGAAACAGCGCCCTGGTCAGCCTGGCGGATGGACGAAAATTTTACTTTTTTGGACCTGGGTTCCATGCCCATTGAGGTGGAAAAAGATAAGAACCCAGTGAATTCATCATTGGAATTATAGGAAACACGGGGAGAGAGGATAAATTTCCCGTTATTCCAGTTGACCCCCAAAGAGCCTGTTGTCAGATCATCGTTCTCCATATCATGGGTAAAACTGAGTTCAGAGTTGAGTTCCCGGGTCAGGTCGTAAAGTCCTGAGACCCCGGCCTGATCCAGCCCAAATTCCGGATACATATTATAGTTCAAATGGGTCCGCAGCCTTAATTTCCCAAGCTGGGACGTGGTCTGAACCGATCCTTCCACATTGGAATTTCCTTCAGGCGCGTTGGTATCATCCTTGTACTGAAGATAATTATTCACATAGGTATTGTTCAGATTGGCTGAAAACCGTGCACCCAGGATCCGCTCCTCCGAGGTCTCCCGCCGGGTATTTTTAAAACTCAGGGAAAACGGAATCTGAGTGATATCCTCAAAGGCGTTCAGGGTACCAAAGGTGGAAATATCGGTTCTATACTTAATCTTGTTGGATTGATCGGTTTCTCCCTCTTTGATAAAATTGTGATACACCTGTTGTTTGAGCCTGAAATCCAAGTTTCCAAACCTTTTCTGGCCCGTGACTTCAATGGCGTCTCCCCCGTTCAGATCATGGATATAATCGCCGCTGACATAGGCCTCTTCAATCTGGCCCTGGGCACCGATATTCACATAATGATGGGTCTCATCATTGATATCCTGGGAGAGCAGCCCCCCCTGGAAGGCCAGATCCCGGCTAAGCCCATAACGGTATCTGGCCTGAAGCCTTAAAGATTCCTTGTCTGCCGTTTCAGGTATATACTGCCTTGCATCAAACAGCCTTTCATCTTTCTGGGATACTGAAAACTGGTATTGATGCTCACCCGGCTTGATCATGCCGGCCCCCACGTTGATGCGCTTGATCTCTTCTTTTTCCTGGCCCTGGGGACCGTAGAATTTCAAAAGAAATTCATTGTTTCCATAGTAAAGAGGAACATCATCAAAATCATACCGGCCCTTGGTTCCCACCCGCTGGCTGCTGAGAAGCATTCCGTTTCTGTACAATTCAAAATCCCAGCCCGGTGCCATATTACCGGAAAAAAAAGTGGTATCATATTCACCGGGCATATCAAGGGGCAGGTTCTCCAGGGTGGCGCCCCGTTCATATTTTCCGCCGTCTATAACGGGAAACCCGGGGATACGGACATCCCCGATGCCGATGCGGGTGGCATTTAAGGGACCGAGAAGTCCCCCGTCAGGATCCTCCCGGGCCAATGTCAGCCGGGTGGTGCTAAAGGGTTCGTTTTCATCCCCTGTCATATAGAGTTCCGAATTCATGAAACCAAGATCCCCTCTACCCAGAAGGTAATAGTTCCCCCTTCCCCCCCCATGGATGGATTCTGTATCCTTATAGTCTCCTGAAAAGCCGAAATCCACAAACATGGGATCAATAAAATTGTATTCCGGCGGTTTTAAGGGAAGTTTCGCTGCATTGGGTTTACGGCCCCTTTCCCTCCTCTGGAGCTGTTCTCTATCCAGACGGGCCTGAAAGGGCAACGTCTCTTGGGGATCTAAAACCAGGGATTGATCACTAAAATCATAGGTAAACCCGACAGGAAACCAGTCTTCCAATGCCCGGGTATCCACAAAGACCTCATCTTCCCCGGTCATAAACTGATCCGGTCCAAGCTGAACACTTTGGCCGTCAACCTTTCCCTGTCCGGACGCAATATCCAGGTAAACCCTTCGATCCTCGGTTAAAAACCACCCCTTGACCTCTTTTTGCGCCATATGGGTGTGAATATTAAAGTCAAGAATCCTGGCCAACTCTCCCAGGGGAACCAGCAGGGCATCAGACCTGTGGTATCCCATGAGCGACGGGCTCAAGATATGGTTCCCGGCCCTGACATTTAAAATCACTTCCTGAAGGCGGTTCTCCGGATCATTGGCGGGCAAGGCTTGGGCAACGGAACTGCCGGCCGCAAGATCCTGACCCCAAAGCTTTGGCCTGGCCCCAGCCGGATTCAAGGAATGAATTTCCGGCAGATCAGGTGCTTGTTTTTTTGGGGCAGACAGGCCCATGCGATTTGAATCAAAAAGATGAATTCCCTGACGGCTGATCTTCCGGGTTAACTCGTCAAACCGGGTTAAATCGATTTGTCTTCCCTGGCGGGCATTCCCCAACAATTTATGACGGGCCACGATCATCTCCGCCACCTCAAAGGCCGGGCCGTCAGTTTGTTGACGAAGTGCCATCCATTTGCCGTACTGGGTCGTGGGCCTGAGCAAAGCTGTTGCCGCCTCAATGGTATAAGCGCTGGAAAATGTATCTATGCCTTTCCCAACAGGAGATTTGGGGACCGGCCCCTCCCTGATGGGAAACCCATGAGAAATCGATGTCATCCCTGGTATTCCAAAATATTTCAGTGATGTCCGGTTAGGTTTTTGCTTGCTCAATAATTTTTTGATCTTTGACAATATTATCCCTGTTTGAACTATGAGAGCCCTGCTCCTCGCAGCCAAACAGGTCATTTAGAATGGCGGTTCGCAGCTGCCGAACTCTTTTGATCGTGACCTTTTCATTAAACTGTTTTTGGCAATGGATTGCCAGTAACAGGTAAGTGATAAGGCCGCCAAGAATCTGAACCATAAGGCCGTATTCACTGCGGGCAATGAGATGATATACCTTCAGATGTTCTTTCCACCATTTGAAAAAATCCTCAATGGTCCACCGGAGTTTATAAATTGTTGCTATTTGTTCCGCTGTTAAATCATGCCTGTCAGTTGCCACATAGTATTTGACGCCAGCAATTTTATAGCCAACAACCCGAACAGGCCTTTTCGTCTGGTTTTGATTCGGAGTACCAAGTTTAACCAGTGCATCATAAAAAATGTAGCTGTCGGAAGGGGTCTCGTGGTTATCAATAATTGTTCTTGTTGTCCTGGTTTTTATACGGCAGACAAAATGTTTGCCTTGCTCCTGAAGCAGGTCAAATTCTTTATGGGATTGATATCCACGATCCATAACACCTGTTTGCCCCTTGGAAAGTATTTT
It encodes:
- a CDS encoding IS4 family transposase, with protein sequence MTHISVPKKQLRSLNFDNFRCPLIKSLSKAPELQSRGDRPLKMTFEDQINALVYFHLQEHKSARHLIQDLKENVFAKENIAPDGGISRSSFCEAINHRGLEQLQFIFEDLYKQALECHPGEHAELGELVSIDGSLINAVLSMHWANYRKGSKKAKVHCGFDINHGIPNKIFLTEGNGAERTFVPKILSKGQTGVMDRGYQSHKEFDLLQEQGKHFVCRIKTRTTRTIIDNHETPSDSYIFYDALVKLGTPNQNQTKRPVRVVGYKIAGVKYYVATDRHDLTAEQIATIYKLRWTIEDFFKWWKEHLKVYHLIARSEYGLMVQILGGLITYLLLAIHCQKQFNEKVTIKRVRQLRTAILNDLFGCEEQGSHSSNRDNIVKDQKIIEQAKT